A single region of the Lepeophtheirus salmonis chromosome 12, UVic_Lsal_1.4, whole genome shotgun sequence genome encodes:
- the LOC121127038 gene encoding neprilysin-4 isoform X14 — translation MVFGGAIIMGLNYYIERNGSSFYLPFMASQEALHYNEYVDNHLYKTDFWVDCYVPFEINNNYHVIRQILGHIHSDKIGRNGRIFQFFSPISSRIKKSISEITLNTSLAIIPKSNDFPIESTKLLYPSLYMVENMKNANKNLTKVSLKTSSNIVISSMNHTINYNGTLDKYDENKFDNDSLESTVTLLRKKLHSLQRRTSLDPNLLNALNQTLSNPSSENTILSLLIEVVKQLEESDHQADKEIYYNKNSLSRVVVPKVDAKVFQPVDLCENIRDFRIFPNDSKTVVLKKQASLMRCYMNITIDPCQDFYEYACGNWHKHHTIPRDRGSWDIFEILREDLDVKLVNILNNPIQPSDNNSTRAIKTLYSSCMNTDQIEKLRHYPLLQLLKNLGGWPVLDENWNSDKFDWIETIAKLRLFNNDILVAVWIGPDGEKSENNIVQFDQSDLHLPSFEYYKLGIIHPIIQTYYKFLVDVATLLGANKSRAMEEMMNLIHFEMELANIMIPPHQRRNFSQMYQKMTLGELSISVPKFNFSAYLKDLFPRKLQSSEHVVMYSLPYLKKLTTIIEKTNKRTIGNYILWRFIRHRINNLDSRFQRVQKDIYLKLSGRVETPPRWKYCVAYVNGNLGYSVGASFVKKYFDRQSKKDMELLTNEVQTIFRKLVRTREWLTNTTKKLADEKIKEIFHNIGYPDFILNDDQLQEEVDGLNYNKDGFFDNVLSNLRSRTMKEMQNFEQKVDRTVWTITPAVVNAFYSRNKNQIS, via the exons GGTGCCATAATTATGGGACTAAATTACTACATTGAAAGGAACGGTAGCTCATTCTACTTACCTTTTATGGCAAGCCAAGAAG cGCTACATTACAACGAATACGTCGACAATCATCTGTATAAAACTGATTTTTGGGTTGATTGTTACGTTCCGTTTGAGATTAACAATAACTATCATGTGATTCGTCAAATTTTAGGACATATTCACTCGGATAAAATAGGACGTAATGGtcgtattttccaatttttctccCCGATTTCATCacgaattaaaaaatctattagtGAAATTACTCTAAACACGTCTTTGGCTATAATTCCAAAATCTAATGATTTTCCTATTGAAAgtactaaattattatatccatCACTATATATggttgaaaatatgaaaaat GCTAATAAAAATCTAACAAAAGTATCGTTGAAAACTTCATCAAACATTGTGATTTCAAGTATGAACCATACCATCAACTATAATGGAACGTTAGATAAGTACgacgaaaataaatttgataatgatAGCTTGGAGTCTACAGTGACATTActtcgaaaaaaattacattctcTTCAAAGGAGGACATCTTTAGATCCAAATCTTCTAAATGCCCTGAATCAAACATTGTCAAATCCAAGCTCAGAGAATACAATATTAAGTTTATTGATAGAAGTTGTTAAGCAATTAGAAGAGTCTGACCATCAAGCAGATAAAGagatatattacaataaaaactctttatCTAGAGTAGTTGTTCCTAAAGTG gatGCAAAGGTATTCCAACCAGTTGATCTGTGTGAAAATATCAGAGACTTTAGGATTTTCCCGAATGATTCCAAAACAGTTGTTCTTAAAAAGCAAGCTTCTTTGATGCGATGTTATATGAACATTACAATTGATCCTTGCCAAGACTTTTATGAATATGCTTGTGGAAATTGGCACAAACATCATACAATTCCTAGAGATCGAGGTTCAtgggatatttttgaaattcttcgAGAAGATCTGGACGTTAAACTTGTTAACATTCTCAATAATCCTATCCAACCATCGGATAATAATTCAACTAGAGCGATAAAAACTTTATACTCATCATGTATGAATACTG aTCAAATCGAGAAATTAAGACATTACCCACTATTACAGCTGCTCAAAAATTTAGGTGGTTGGCCAGTTTTAGATGAAAATTGGAACTCTGATAAATTTGATTGGATTGAAACGATAGCAAAGTTAAGATTATTTAATAACGATATTCTTGTAGCAGTTTGGATAGGTCCAGATGGTGAAAAGTCTGAAAATAATATAGTACAATTTGATCAAAGTGACTTGCACCTTCCTAGCTTCGAATATTATAAACTAGGAATAATTCATCCTATAATTCAAACATATTATAAGTTTCTTGTAGATGTAGCAACGCTTTTAGGTGCTAATAAAAGTAGAGCAATGGAGGAAATGatgaatttaattcattttgaaatggaattagcaaat atAATGATTCCACCTCATCAAAGGCGTAACTTTTCGCAAATGTATCAGAAAATGACATTAGGTGAATTATCAATTTCCGTtccaaagtttaatttttctgcCTACTTAAAGGACCTTTTCCCTAGAAAATTACAAAGTTCTGAGCACGTAGTAATGTATTCTCTACcgtacttgaaaaaattaaccaccattattgaaaaaactaataAGAG AACCATAGGGAATTACATTTTATGGAGATTCATTCGACATCGCATCAATAATTTAGATTCTCGTTTTCAAAGAGTTCAAAAGGacatatatctaaaattaaGTGGAAGAGTAGAAACACCCCCAAGATGGAAATATTGTGTAGCTTATGTAAATGGGAATTTAGGATATTCAGTGGGAGCCTCCtttgtgaaaaaatactttgatcGGCAAAGCAAAAAAGAT atgGAGTTATTGACAAATGAAGTTCAGACGATTTTTCGTAAACTTGTTCGAACAAGAGAATGGTTAACAAACACCACTAAAAAGTTAGctgatgaaaaaattaaggaaatattcCATAATATTGGCTACccagattttattttaaacgatGATCAATTGCAAGAAGAAGTTGATGGT TTGAATTACAATAAAGACGGATTTTTTGACAATGTTCTAAGTAATTTAAGAAGTCGGACTATGAAGGAAATGcaaaattttgagcaaaaagtGGACCGAACTGTATGGACAATAACACCGGCTGTTGTCAATGCATTTTATTCgcgaaataaaaatcaaataa
- the LOC121127038 gene encoding neprilysin-4 isoform X12, whose protein sequence is MASKYKIFYIVKGVLILMVFGGAIIMGLNYYIERNGSSFYLPFMASQEALHYNEYVDNHLYKTDFWVDCYVPFEINNNYHVIRQILGHIHSDKIGRNGRIFQFFSPISSRIKKSISEITLNTSLAIIPKSNDFPIESTKLLYPSLYMVENMKNANKNLTKVSLKTSSNIVISSMNHTINYNGTLDKYDENKFDNDSLESTVTLLRKKLHSLQRRTSLDPNLLNALNQTLSNPSSENTILSLLIEVVKQLEESDHQADKEIYYNKNSLSRVVVPKVDAKVFQPVDLCENIRDFRIFPNDSKTVVLKKQASLMRCYMNITIDPCQDFYEYACGNWHKHHTIPRDRGSWDIFEILREDLDVKLVNILNNPIQPSDNNSTRAIKTLYSSCMNTDQIEKLRHYPLLQLLKNLGGWPVLDENWNSDKFDWIETIAKLRLFNNDILVAVWIGPDGEKSENNIVQFDQSDLHLPSFEYYKLGIIHPIIQTYYKFLVDVATLLGANKSRAMEEMMNLIHFEMELANIMIPPHQRRNFSQMYQKMTLGELSISVPKFNFSAYLKDLFPRKLQSSEHVVMYSLPYLKKLTTIIEKTNKRTIGNYILWRFIRHRINNLDSRFQRVQKDIYLKLSGRVETPPRWKYCVAYVNGNLGYSVGASFVKKYFDRQSKKDMELLTNEVQTIFRKLVRTREWLTNTTKKLADEKIKEIFHNIGYPDFILNDDQLQEEVDGLNYNKDGFFDNVLSNLRSRTMKEMQNFEQKVDRTVWTITPAVVNAFYSRNKNQIS, encoded by the exons GGTGCCATAATTATGGGACTAAATTACTACATTGAAAGGAACGGTAGCTCATTCTACTTACCTTTTATGGCAAGCCAAGAAG cGCTACATTACAACGAATACGTCGACAATCATCTGTATAAAACTGATTTTTGGGTTGATTGTTACGTTCCGTTTGAGATTAACAATAACTATCATGTGATTCGTCAAATTTTAGGACATATTCACTCGGATAAAATAGGACGTAATGGtcgtattttccaatttttctccCCGATTTCATCacgaattaaaaaatctattagtGAAATTACTCTAAACACGTCTTTGGCTATAATTCCAAAATCTAATGATTTTCCTATTGAAAgtactaaattattatatccatCACTATATATggttgaaaatatgaaaaat GCTAATAAAAATCTAACAAAAGTATCGTTGAAAACTTCATCAAACATTGTGATTTCAAGTATGAACCATACCATCAACTATAATGGAACGTTAGATAAGTACgacgaaaataaatttgataatgatAGCTTGGAGTCTACAGTGACATTActtcgaaaaaaattacattctcTTCAAAGGAGGACATCTTTAGATCCAAATCTTCTAAATGCCCTGAATCAAACATTGTCAAATCCAAGCTCAGAGAATACAATATTAAGTTTATTGATAGAAGTTGTTAAGCAATTAGAAGAGTCTGACCATCAAGCAGATAAAGagatatattacaataaaaactctttatCTAGAGTAGTTGTTCCTAAAGTG gatGCAAAGGTATTCCAACCAGTTGATCTGTGTGAAAATATCAGAGACTTTAGGATTTTCCCGAATGATTCCAAAACAGTTGTTCTTAAAAAGCAAGCTTCTTTGATGCGATGTTATATGAACATTACAATTGATCCTTGCCAAGACTTTTATGAATATGCTTGTGGAAATTGGCACAAACATCATACAATTCCTAGAGATCGAGGTTCAtgggatatttttgaaattcttcgAGAAGATCTGGACGTTAAACTTGTTAACATTCTCAATAATCCTATCCAACCATCGGATAATAATTCAACTAGAGCGATAAAAACTTTATACTCATCATGTATGAATACTG aTCAAATCGAGAAATTAAGACATTACCCACTATTACAGCTGCTCAAAAATTTAGGTGGTTGGCCAGTTTTAGATGAAAATTGGAACTCTGATAAATTTGATTGGATTGAAACGATAGCAAAGTTAAGATTATTTAATAACGATATTCTTGTAGCAGTTTGGATAGGTCCAGATGGTGAAAAGTCTGAAAATAATATAGTACAATTTGATCAAAGTGACTTGCACCTTCCTAGCTTCGAATATTATAAACTAGGAATAATTCATCCTATAATTCAAACATATTATAAGTTTCTTGTAGATGTAGCAACGCTTTTAGGTGCTAATAAAAGTAGAGCAATGGAGGAAATGatgaatttaattcattttgaaatggaattagcaaat atAATGATTCCACCTCATCAAAGGCGTAACTTTTCGCAAATGTATCAGAAAATGACATTAGGTGAATTATCAATTTCCGTtccaaagtttaatttttctgcCTACTTAAAGGACCTTTTCCCTAGAAAATTACAAAGTTCTGAGCACGTAGTAATGTATTCTCTACcgtacttgaaaaaattaaccaccattattgaaaaaactaataAGAG AACCATAGGGAATTACATTTTATGGAGATTCATTCGACATCGCATCAATAATTTAGATTCTCGTTTTCAAAGAGTTCAAAAGGacatatatctaaaattaaGTGGAAGAGTAGAAACACCCCCAAGATGGAAATATTGTGTAGCTTATGTAAATGGGAATTTAGGATATTCAGTGGGAGCCTCCtttgtgaaaaaatactttgatcGGCAAAGCAAAAAAGAT atgGAGTTATTGACAAATGAAGTTCAGACGATTTTTCGTAAACTTGTTCGAACAAGAGAATGGTTAACAAACACCACTAAAAAGTTAGctgatgaaaaaattaaggaaatattcCATAATATTGGCTACccagattttattttaaacgatGATCAATTGCAAGAAGAAGTTGATGGT TTGAATTACAATAAAGACGGATTTTTTGACAATGTTCTAAGTAATTTAAGAAGTCGGACTATGAAGGAAATGcaaaattttgagcaaaaagtGGACCGAACTGTATGGACAATAACACCGGCTGTTGTCAATGCATTTTATTCgcgaaataaaaatcaaataa
- the LOC121127038 gene encoding neprilysin-4 isoform X10, whose product MASKYKIFYIVKGVLILMVFGGAIIMGLNYYIERNGSSFYLPFMASQEALHYNEYVDNHLYKTDFWVDCYVPFEINNNYHVIRQILGHIHSDKIGRNGRIFQFFSPISSRIKKSISEITLNTSLAIIPKSNDFPIESTKLLYPSLYMVENMKNANKNLTKVSLKTSSNIVISSMNHTINYNGTLDKYDENKFDNDSLESTVTLLRKKLHSLQRRTSLDPNLLNALNQTLSNPSSENTILSLLIEVVKQLEESDHQADKEIYYNKNSLSRVVVPKVDAKVFQPVDLCENIRDFRIFPNDSKTVVLKKQASLMRCYMNITIDPCQDFYEYACGNWHKHHTIPRDRGSWDIFEILREDLDVKLVNILNNPIQPSDNNSTRAIKTLYSSCMNTDQIEKLRHYPLLQLLKNLGGWPVLDENWNSDKFDWIETIAKLRLFNNDILVAVWIGPDGEKSENNIVQFDQSDLHLPSFEYYKLGIIHPIIQTYYKFLVDVATLLGANKSRAMEEMMNLIHFEMELANIMIPPHQRRNFSQMYQKMTLGELSISVPKFNFSAYLKDLFPRKLQSSEHVVMYSLPYLKKLTTIIEKTNKRTIGNYILWRFIRHRINNLDSRFQRVQKDIYLKLSGRVETPPRWKYCVAYVNGNLGYSVGASFVKKYFDRQSKKDMELLTNEVQTIFRKLVRTREWLTNTTKKLADEKIKEIFHNIGYPDFILNDDQLQEEVDGLNYNKDGFFDNVLSNLRSRTMKEMQNFEQKVDRTVWTITPAVVNAFYSRNKNQISISTIQVIENID is encoded by the exons GGTGCCATAATTATGGGACTAAATTACTACATTGAAAGGAACGGTAGCTCATTCTACTTACCTTTTATGGCAAGCCAAGAAG cGCTACATTACAACGAATACGTCGACAATCATCTGTATAAAACTGATTTTTGGGTTGATTGTTACGTTCCGTTTGAGATTAACAATAACTATCATGTGATTCGTCAAATTTTAGGACATATTCACTCGGATAAAATAGGACGTAATGGtcgtattttccaatttttctccCCGATTTCATCacgaattaaaaaatctattagtGAAATTACTCTAAACACGTCTTTGGCTATAATTCCAAAATCTAATGATTTTCCTATTGAAAgtactaaattattatatccatCACTATATATggttgaaaatatgaaaaat GCTAATAAAAATCTAACAAAAGTATCGTTGAAAACTTCATCAAACATTGTGATTTCAAGTATGAACCATACCATCAACTATAATGGAACGTTAGATAAGTACgacgaaaataaatttgataatgatAGCTTGGAGTCTACAGTGACATTActtcgaaaaaaattacattctcTTCAAAGGAGGACATCTTTAGATCCAAATCTTCTAAATGCCCTGAATCAAACATTGTCAAATCCAAGCTCAGAGAATACAATATTAAGTTTATTGATAGAAGTTGTTAAGCAATTAGAAGAGTCTGACCATCAAGCAGATAAAGagatatattacaataaaaactctttatCTAGAGTAGTTGTTCCTAAAGTG gatGCAAAGGTATTCCAACCAGTTGATCTGTGTGAAAATATCAGAGACTTTAGGATTTTCCCGAATGATTCCAAAACAGTTGTTCTTAAAAAGCAAGCTTCTTTGATGCGATGTTATATGAACATTACAATTGATCCTTGCCAAGACTTTTATGAATATGCTTGTGGAAATTGGCACAAACATCATACAATTCCTAGAGATCGAGGTTCAtgggatatttttgaaattcttcgAGAAGATCTGGACGTTAAACTTGTTAACATTCTCAATAATCCTATCCAACCATCGGATAATAATTCAACTAGAGCGATAAAAACTTTATACTCATCATGTATGAATACTG aTCAAATCGAGAAATTAAGACATTACCCACTATTACAGCTGCTCAAAAATTTAGGTGGTTGGCCAGTTTTAGATGAAAATTGGAACTCTGATAAATTTGATTGGATTGAAACGATAGCAAAGTTAAGATTATTTAATAACGATATTCTTGTAGCAGTTTGGATAGGTCCAGATGGTGAAAAGTCTGAAAATAATATAGTACAATTTGATCAAAGTGACTTGCACCTTCCTAGCTTCGAATATTATAAACTAGGAATAATTCATCCTATAATTCAAACATATTATAAGTTTCTTGTAGATGTAGCAACGCTTTTAGGTGCTAATAAAAGTAGAGCAATGGAGGAAATGatgaatttaattcattttgaaatggaattagcaaat atAATGATTCCACCTCATCAAAGGCGTAACTTTTCGCAAATGTATCAGAAAATGACATTAGGTGAATTATCAATTTCCGTtccaaagtttaatttttctgcCTACTTAAAGGACCTTTTCCCTAGAAAATTACAAAGTTCTGAGCACGTAGTAATGTATTCTCTACcgtacttgaaaaaattaaccaccattattgaaaaaactaataAGAG AACCATAGGGAATTACATTTTATGGAGATTCATTCGACATCGCATCAATAATTTAGATTCTCGTTTTCAAAGAGTTCAAAAGGacatatatctaaaattaaGTGGAAGAGTAGAAACACCCCCAAGATGGAAATATTGTGTAGCTTATGTAAATGGGAATTTAGGATATTCAGTGGGAGCCTCCtttgtgaaaaaatactttgatcGGCAAAGCAAAAAAGAT atgGAGTTATTGACAAATGAAGTTCAGACGATTTTTCGTAAACTTGTTCGAACAAGAGAATGGTTAACAAACACCACTAAAAAGTTAGctgatgaaaaaattaaggaaatattcCATAATATTGGCTACccagattttattttaaacgatGATCAATTGCAAGAAGAAGTTGATGGT TTGAATTACAATAAAGACGGATTTTTTGACAATGTTCTAAGTAATTTAAGAAGTCGGACTATGAAGGAAATGcaaaattttgagcaaaaagtGGACCGAACTGTATGGACAATAACACCGGCTGTTGTCAATGCATTTTATTCgcgaaataaaaatcaaataa